TCGACGAAGATCGCCAGAAGTGCGGTCGGGATCGCGCCCGCCAGCATCATGCTGAATTCGTTGAGCGCGATGCCGCTGAAGATTAGTTCGCCGAGGCCGCCACCGCCGATGAGAAAGGCCAGCGGCACGGTGCCGACATTGATCGCCAGCGCGGTCCTGATCCCCGCATAGATCACGAACATCGCGTTCGGCAGTTCGACTTTCCACAGGATCTGGCCAGCGCTCATGCCCATGCCACGAGCCGCTTCGATCAAGTGGGGCGGCACGGCACGAATACCGGCAAGCGTATTCGAGACGATCGGTAGGAGGGTCAGGATGAACAGACCGAAGATCGCCGGCGTATCGCCGATGCCGAGCAGGCTCATCGACAGGGCGAGGATCGCGAGGGTCGGGATCGTCGCGCCGACATTGAGCAACTGGAGCACGATATCGCCATAGCGCCGGAATGCCGATCGGGTCAGCGCGACGCCCAGCGGAACGCCGACAAGAACCGCCGCGCCGCCTGAAATCGCCACCAGCATGATGTGCTGGCGCCCGAGGTAGACGATGTCGTCCCACAGATCGAACATCGTCGGCAGCAGGCCGCTCGACCAGGCCCACGCGCCCAAAGCGAAGATCAGGATCAGAATCCCGATCCGCCAGAGACGATGGAGGCCGGCGACGGCGACGTGTTCAGCCATCGCGGTGGGCCTCGCCGAGCAGGTGGGTGATGCCGCGAAGGGTCACATATCCCTTGAATATGCGATCGTAGTCGACGCAGGCGAGCCACGCGACATCGTGCCTGAACATGGTTGAAACGGCTGTCCGCAGATCTTCGTTGACATTGATCGTCGTCGGCAGGGTCTCGTGGTGTTCGCCAACCTTGCCTTTCGTGGTCTGCGCGGTGTGGAGATCGACGAAGCCGCGGATCCGTTCGTTCGGTCCGACCATGACGATGGAGGTGTGGCCTTGCTCCTCCATCCGCGCCGCAGCCGCCGCGAGCGTGTCCTCGGCGCGGACGCTCGGCGGGTCGTGCATCATCGCGTCGCCGACGCTGAGGAGCTGGAGGCGCTTGAGCGTCCGGTCCGAACCGACGAAGTCCGAGACGAAGCGATTCTTCGGGTGGGCGAGAATGTTGTCGGGCGTGTCGTACTGGACGAGGCGGCCTTCGTTGAAAATGGCAATGCGGTCGGCCATCTTGACCGCTTCGTCGATGTCATGGCTGACGAACATGATGGTCTTCTTCATCTTCGCCTGCATCTTCAGGAACTCGTCCTGGATGAT
This region of Alphaproteobacteria bacterium genomic DNA includes:
- a CDS encoding ABC transporter permease produces the protein MAEHVAVAGLHRLWRIGILILIFALGAWAWSSGLLPTMFDLWDDIVYLGRQHIMLVAISGGAAVLVGVPLGVALTRSAFRRYGDIVLQLLNVGATIPTLAILALSMSLLGIGDTPAIFGLFILTLLPIVSNTLAGIRAVPPHLIEAARGMGMSAGQILWKVELPNAMFVIYAGIRTALAINVGTVPLAFLIGGGGLGELIFSGIALNEFSMMLAGAIPTALLAIFVDFLMGQMQLWTIPRGVNPLR
- a CDS encoding CBS domain-containing protein, whose product is IIQDEFLKMQAKMKKTIMFVSHDIDEAVKMADRIAIFNEGRLVQYDTPDNILAHPKNRFVSDFVGSDRTLKRLQLLSVGDAMMHDPPSVRAEDTLAAAAARMEEQGHTSIVMVGPNERIRGFVDLHTAQTTKGKVGEHHETLPTTINVNEDLRTAVSTMFRHDVAWLACVDYDRIFKGYVTLRGITHLLGEAHRDG